The following nucleotide sequence is from Mycobacterium sp. Z3061.
ATCCGGTGGCAGGCCCCGACGGTGTGCCGCCGGCGAGGAACTACCTGCGCGACGTCTCGGCCACCGTTTTTCTGTGCGTCTGGGTCCCGTTGTTCGCGTCGTTTGCGGCGATGCTCGTCTATGACCCCAAGCACGGCCCGGGATGGGTGTTCTGCATGATGATCGCCGTCGTGTGTTCGGACACCGGCGGGTACGCCGTGGGGGCCTTGTTCGGCAAGCACCCGATGGTTCCGATGATCAGCCCGAAGAAGTCCTGGGAAGGGTTCGGCGGATCGCTGGTCTTCGGCATCACCGCGACGATCCTGACGGCAACGTTCCTGGCCGGCAAATTGTGGTGGGTCGGCGCGCTGTTGGGTTTGCTGTTCGTGCTCACCACCACCCTGGGCGACCTGATCGAGTCTCAGGTGAAACGGGATCTGGGAATCAAGGACATGGGCCGGTTGCTGCCCGGCCACGGCGGTCTGATGGATCGGCTGGACGGCATCCTGCCGTCCGCCGTGGCGGCCTGGACCGTGCTGACGCTGTTGCCCTGAGATACTGGACCGGTCATGGTCCAGCAACTGGTATTCGAGGCGCCCCGTCGCGGCAAGCCACCGCGGCATCTGGCGGACCTGGATGCCGCCGGCCGTGCGGACGCCGTCGCGGAACTGGGGCTGCCCGCTTTTCGGGCCAAGCAGCTCGCCCATCAGTACTACGGGCGGCTGATCGCCGATCCGCGGCAGATGACCGACCTTCCCGCGGCGGTACGCGACGCCGTTGCGGCGAACATCTTCCCGGTACTGCTCACCGCGGCTCGCGAGGTGACCTGCGATGCCGGTCAGACCCGAAAGACGTTGTGGCGGGCGGGTGATGGCGCGACCGTCGAATCGGTGCTGATGCGCTACCCGCAACGCAATACCGTCTGCATCTCCTCGCAGGCCGGCTGCGGCATGGCGTGCCCGTTCTGCGCCACCGGGCAGGGCGGGCTGACCCGCAACCTGTCGACGGC
It contains:
- a CDS encoding phosphatidate cytidylyltransferase, giving the protein MATTDAGSPSEEPGDVSIQPVKKSSRAGRDLPAAIAVGASIGAVLIATLLWFPHVWVVYCALATVVASHEVVRRLREAGYLIPVIPLLIGGQATVWLTWPYRAVGALAGFGGMVVVCMIWRLFMQEKSAGEDPVAGPDGVPPARNYLRDVSATVFLCVWVPLFASFAAMLVYDPKHGPGWVFCMMIAVVCSDTGGYAVGALFGKHPMVPMISPKKSWEGFGGSLVFGITATILTATFLAGKLWWVGALLGLLFVLTTTLGDLIESQVKRDLGIKDMGRLLPGHGGLMDRLDGILPSAVAAWTVLTLLP